The proteins below are encoded in one region of Syntrophorhabdaceae bacterium:
- a CDS encoding PEP/pyruvate-binding domain-containing protein has product MDSTDNTFKSTALEINLERTKATVEIPEKYRVLMGIMEGHYGILRRLEDLLVELNHPFVNWEYVLTRLKGLSIGDFYDFNRHDEGLEGLRLLSDIYISTISTARDERVQDSAVRYLFEFINTVIGKSQEKLERNMYLISLIFSSLLEFARKGEHPFLRKSSTYLKVTVGLLREQNRAIDFQVLRDLLYIMFRETYDFWTTQPDPSGWYVSDGDDGSALAEFHRLVAPLSHGYMGELLDRLDALHSETAASSDRGIWDYLDMPDYFQITNGYLLVADDLERSEVFAGRSFLVKLDFLFHALNVPGLIDIHASGLIEINRCLGKVFQQTKDQDLQEFVRRVFTSMRRTIGRSQFQSKIIDCITTLAKGVFDQNNHPLVDSFIEELIGFGFQYPDIEGSTSDWQIRANPSHIENIRSWLRIVAFRPRWTKRLLSALVINLNLQGVFVKDTDLFQKEISAFLNSGITPSYNLVKQLLRLFPIFFTEIGAEGELRETSTNVDELSARNDKLIFFLRKQSHVESNSLLVPFTEDIFRYWATGEKAYIKPHLPQEVFDQVRNEGEFFDELHITFKNLLIRAKEDPRNFLEWDASRITKEVKGIRRISDRERERARLMLRYYQLIYKKYNHQHIDLLRDLEISCIVEIPRIRSLKRALKKKDHYAALNVTLDMLSGLKERILSPIKTDYFENIYHKRHIAAGIPSMYGTYREEKFEAMGLTFRLESLATVLFDKLIQSLNLKFITKSTLMRIHEYLWLYVKALDVDGVATEGLVSKMRYITAALQIRQFSIDQYIDIFQFISKQIQDIIRDYYIDSHTMNLPVIIGQIMSSQGRGDGEAEQSLQEAVYRQSENFIRSIIGSAFGLQVFDNFINSIIRALGQEVEKFKDNKQILNLVMAYIPELTISPIYKKRKEIDNQILIGNKGYFLKEMASLGFPVPSGFIITTEVFRGYEAVIGYKYIFKDLSSRIFSEIQALEHATGKKFGNPRNPLLLSVRSGATISLPGMMHSFLNVGLNETIADGLSRFPEYRWAAWDSYRRFLQTWGMFQGLERNIFDEVMNSYKARYGVSKKIEFEPDQMRQLALSYKKAMEDRGIIISNDPHKQLQEAIMLVFGSWYSQQARIYRHQMHVSDEWGTAVIVQAMVFGNLNENSGSGVIFTRDPRGSSQNVVLYGDFIFGVQGDDIVSGLVETYPISEKQRVSEMRPSVISLQKRFPDIYGELVRIAEFLVYEKRFNHQEIEFTFETATPKGLYILQTRDMVQRGAGKVLSFKDSPELERSQLGIGIGVSGGALAGRVVYSEEEIEHYRRKDDKEPLILIRPDTVPDDVGIILKVEGILTARGGGTSHAAVTIPQLNKVGVVGFSKLHVYENEAYSICEEKVIKGGDFISIDGWTGAVYVGKHEIEKEESYKITL; this is encoded by the coding sequence ATGGATAGCACAGACAATACATTCAAATCAACGGCGCTTGAGATCAATCTCGAGAGAACAAAAGCAACCGTCGAGATACCCGAAAAGTACCGGGTACTCATGGGTATCATGGAAGGGCATTATGGTATCCTCAGGCGGCTTGAGGACCTTCTTGTTGAGCTGAACCATCCCTTCGTCAATTGGGAATATGTCCTGACGCGGCTCAAGGGGCTTTCGATCGGCGATTTTTACGATTTCAATCGCCACGACGAGGGTTTGGAGGGACTGCGGCTTCTTTCCGATATATACATAAGCACCATTTCCACCGCCAGGGACGAACGCGTCCAGGACAGCGCCGTCCGGTATCTCTTCGAGTTCATCAATACGGTGATCGGTAAGAGTCAGGAGAAGCTGGAAAGGAATATGTACCTTATCTCCCTTATCTTTTCATCGCTCCTTGAATTTGCCCGGAAAGGAGAGCATCCCTTCCTCAGGAAATCCTCGACATACCTCAAGGTAACGGTGGGCCTTCTTCGGGAGCAGAATCGCGCCATCGATTTCCAGGTTCTCAGGGACCTTCTCTACATCATGTTCCGGGAGACGTACGATTTCTGGACGACCCAGCCGGATCCGTCAGGGTGGTATGTCTCCGACGGTGATGATGGATCGGCCCTGGCGGAGTTCCACAGGCTTGTAGCTCCCTTGAGCCACGGTTATATGGGGGAGCTTCTCGACCGGCTCGATGCCCTTCACAGCGAAACAGCGGCCTCGTCGGACAGGGGCATCTGGGACTATCTCGATATGCCCGACTATTTCCAGATAACCAACGGGTATCTCCTCGTCGCCGATGACCTGGAGCGGTCCGAGGTCTTTGCGGGCAGAAGTTTTCTCGTCAAGCTCGATTTCCTCTTTCACGCACTGAATGTCCCGGGCCTCATCGACATCCACGCCTCGGGCCTCATCGAGATCAACAGATGCCTGGGAAAGGTCTTTCAACAGACAAAGGATCAGGACCTCCAGGAATTTGTGAGAAGGGTTTTCACCTCCATGAGGAGGACCATCGGCCGCAGCCAGTTCCAGTCGAAGATAATCGACTGCATCACGACCCTTGCAAAGGGTGTCTTCGACCAGAACAATCACCCGCTGGTCGATTCCTTCATCGAGGAACTGATCGGTTTTGGATTCCAGTATCCCGATATCGAAGGCTCCACCTCCGATTGGCAGATAAGGGCCAACCCGTCACACATCGAGAATATCAGATCCTGGCTCAGGATAGTCGCCTTCCGGCCAAGATGGACGAAGAGGCTTCTGTCCGCTCTCGTCATAAACCTGAACCTGCAAGGCGTCTTCGTCAAGGACACCGATCTCTTTCAGAAGGAGATCTCGGCGTTCCTGAACTCGGGCATCACCCCCTCCTACAATCTGGTGAAACAGCTTCTTCGGCTTTTCCCCATCTTTTTTACGGAGATAGGCGCAGAAGGCGAGCTCAGGGAGACATCAACCAATGTCGACGAACTCTCGGCCCGCAATGACAAGCTTATATTCTTCCTCAGGAAACAGTCGCACGTGGAAAGCAACAGCCTTCTCGTCCCTTTTACGGAAGACATCTTCCGGTACTGGGCCACGGGAGAGAAGGCCTATATAAAACCCCATCTTCCCCAGGAGGTCTTCGACCAGGTCCGGAATGAAGGCGAGTTCTTCGATGAACTTCACATCACCTTCAAGAACCTTCTCATCCGCGCAAAGGAAGACCCCAGGAATTTTCTCGAATGGGACGCGTCAAGGATCACAAAGGAGGTAAAGGGCATACGCAGGATCAGTGACAGGGAGCGAGAGAGGGCGCGACTCATGCTCCGGTACTACCAGCTCATATACAAAAAGTATAACCATCAGCACATCGACCTCCTGCGGGACCTTGAGATATCGTGCATTGTGGAGATCCCGAGGATTCGTTCGCTGAAAAGGGCCCTGAAGAAGAAGGATCACTATGCGGCGCTTAACGTAACGCTGGACATGCTGTCAGGTCTCAAGGAGAGGATCCTCTCGCCCATCAAGACGGATTACTTCGAGAACATCTACCACAAGAGGCATATAGCGGCCGGCATACCATCCATGTATGGAACATACCGCGAAGAAAAGTTTGAGGCCATGGGGCTCACTTTTCGCCTTGAGAGCCTCGCCACCGTGCTCTTTGACAAACTCATCCAGTCGCTTAATCTCAAGTTCATAACAAAGAGCACCCTTATGAGAATCCACGAATACCTGTGGCTCTACGTAAAGGCCCTGGATGTGGACGGCGTGGCGACGGAAGGTCTTGTGTCGAAGATGAGATACATCACGGCGGCCCTGCAGATACGGCAGTTCTCCATCGATCAGTATATAGACATATTCCAGTTCATCTCGAAGCAGATACAAGACATCATCCGGGACTACTACATCGATTCCCACACGATGAACCTGCCCGTCATCATCGGCCAGATCATGTCCTCACAGGGCCGCGGGGACGGCGAGGCGGAACAATCCCTGCAGGAGGCGGTTTACCGCCAGTCGGAGAATTTTATCCGTTCCATCATAGGTTCCGCTTTTGGGCTCCAGGTCTTCGATAATTTCATAAACTCCATCATCAGGGCCCTGGGACAGGAAGTGGAGAAGTTCAAGGACAACAAACAGATCCTGAACCTTGTCATGGCCTACATCCCGGAGCTGACCATCTCTCCCATCTACAAGAAGAGAAAGGAGATCGACAACCAGATCCTCATAGGGAACAAGGGATATTTTCTGAAAGAGATGGCGTCTCTGGGTTTTCCCGTACCGTCCGGTTTCATCATCACGACGGAGGTCTTCCGTGGGTACGAGGCCGTCATCGGGTACAAGTATATCTTCAAGGACCTCAGCTCCCGCATCTTCAGCGAGATCCAGGCCCTGGAACACGCGACGGGGAAGAAGTTCGGCAACCCGCGGAACCCTCTTTTGCTGTCCGTCCGCAGCGGCGCCACCATTTCCCTGCCGGGCATGATGCACTCCTTTCTGAACGTGGGACTCAACGAAACGATAGCCGATGGACTGAGCAGGTTCCCGGAATACCGCTGGGCCGCCTGGGATTCGTACCGGAGGTTCCTGCAGACCTGGGGAATGTTCCAGGGTCTGGAGAGGAACATTTTCGATGAGGTCATGAACAGCTACAAAGCCCGGTACGGGGTCTCCAAGAAGATCGAGTTCGAGCCCGACCAGATGAGACAGCTCGCTCTTTCATACAAGAAGGCCATGGAGGACCGGGGCATCATCATCAGCAACGATCCTCACAAGCAGCTCCAGGAAGCCATCATGCTGGTCTTCGGTTCGTGGTATTCCCAGCAGGCACGTATATACCGCCATCAGATGCATGTGTCCGACGAGTGGGGCACCGCAGTCATCGTCCAGGCGATGGTCTTCGGTAACCTCAACGAGAACTCCGGGTCGGGCGTCATATTCACGCGCGATCCCCGGGGATCGTCACAGAATGTCGTTCTCTACGGCGATTTCATATTCGGCGTCCAGGGTGACGACATAGTCTCCGGCCTCGTGGAGACGTACCCCATATCGGAGAAGCAAAGGGTTTCAGAGATGAGACCGTCAGTGATCTCGCTTCAAAAACGATTTCCCGACATATACGGAGAGCTGGTGCGGATCGCCGAGTTTCTCGTATATGAAAAGCGGTTCAATCATCAGGAGATTGAATTCACTTTCGAAACGGCAACACCGAAGGGCCTCTATATCCTTCAGACGCGCGACATGGTCCAGCGGGGAGCGGGAAAGGTCCTCTCATTCAAGGACAGTCCCGAGCTTGAGAGATCGCAGCTCGGTATCGGGATAGGGGTGAGCGGGGGGGCGCTTGCCGGCCGCGTTGTCTATTCTGAGGAAGAGATAGAACACTATCGCCGCAAAGACGACAAGGAGCCCCTTATCCTCATCAGGCCCGACACCGTGCCCGACGATGTGGGTATCATCCTTAAGGTGGAAGGCATCCTCACGGCCCGGGGGGGCGGCACCTCTCACGCCGCTGTCACCATCCCCCAGCTCAACAAGGTGGGAGTTGTTGGTTTCAGCAAGCTCCATGTTTATGAGAACGAGGCCTACAGCATCTGTGAGGAAAAGGTCATCAAGGGCGGGGATTTCATCAGCATAGACGGCTGGACCGGCGCCGTCTACGTCGGCAAGCACGAGATAGAAAAAGAGGAATCCTACAAGATAACGCTCTAG
- a CDS encoding glyceraldehyde 3-phosphate dehydrogenase NAD-binding domain-containing protein, with protein sequence MGKVEVFENKRPVLGINSLGRIGKLTLWHHVGRKYFQEIVINLGRDVGNGIPAIAQIIEKDATYGSIHRFLYGIKSKRIIEIVDEKKGKLLIDGIPVTILRENRNPAEIAWRDHSVDLVVECTGKFQDPTVPADDKGGSLKGHLASGARAVINSSAFKIKNKALPTPDDCVTLIYGINHTAFDYKKHKIVSAASCTTTGLAHMIKPLLNNAATSKILTASMSTIHAVTNTQSILDKTPKAGEKDLRKNRSTLNNIILTSTNAAAALIQVIPEVKDIGFMADSIRVPTNTESLIVLNLTFQTRAGKEGRKESVTTKMLNDIYQKAADSDPEHLVIFTMEQNVSTDLIGMDAAIVIEGQFNHTRTAFIDVDVAGIPNVPEELVKAAPQGNIRVPVVHAKIFGWYDNEYGSYTNRMGDLAVYVHKSMA encoded by the coding sequence ATGGGTAAAGTTGAAGTCTTCGAAAACAAACGCCCCGTTCTTGGGATTAACAGCCTTGGAAGGATAGGAAAGCTGACGCTGTGGCATCACGTCGGTCGGAAATACTTTCAGGAGATCGTTATCAACCTCGGTCGTGACGTAGGCAACGGCATCCCCGCAATCGCCCAGATCATCGAGAAGGATGCGACGTATGGCAGCATCCATCGTTTCCTCTATGGGATCAAATCAAAGAGGATCATCGAGATCGTGGACGAGAAGAAGGGAAAGCTCCTCATTGACGGCATCCCGGTCACCATTCTCAGGGAAAACCGCAACCCCGCCGAGATAGCATGGCGCGACCATTCTGTGGACCTCGTCGTCGAGTGCACCGGTAAATTTCAAGACCCGACCGTTCCCGCTGACGACAAGGGCGGATCCCTAAAAGGACACCTTGCAAGCGGTGCCAGAGCGGTCATCAATTCATCGGCATTTAAGATCAAGAACAAGGCTTTGCCTACCCCCGATGATTGCGTCACCCTTATCTATGGCATCAACCACACCGCCTTCGACTATAAAAAGCACAAGATAGTATCCGCGGCATCCTGTACCACAACGGGTCTTGCCCACATGATAAAGCCCCTTCTCAACAACGCGGCCACGAGCAAGATCCTCACGGCCTCGATGTCGACGATTCATGCCGTTACCAATACCCAGAGCATCCTCGACAAGACCCCGAAAGCGGGAGAAAAGGACCTGAGGAAAAACCGCAGTACCCTCAACAACATCATACTCACCTCCACGAACGCCGCGGCGGCTCTCATTCAGGTCATACCGGAGGTGAAGGACATCGGGTTCATGGCCGATTCCATACGGGTCCCGACCAATACGGAATCACTCATCGTCCTTAACCTTACCTTCCAGACCCGCGCGGGTAAGGAAGGTCGGAAGGAATCCGTTACCACCAAGATGCTCAACGATATCTACCAGAAGGCCGCGGACAGCGACCCGGAACACCTCGTCATCTTCACAATGGAACAGAACGTCTCCACGGATCTCATTGGTATGGATGCAGCCATCGTCATCGAAGGTCAGTTCAACCACACGAGAACCGCTTTTATCGATGTCGATGTCGCCGGCATCCCCAACGTGCCAGAAGAACTTGTGAAGGCAGCGCCTCAGGGCAACATACGAGTCCCCGTCGTCCATGCAAAGATCTTTGGATGGTATGATAACGAATACGGCAGCTATACCAACAGAATGGGTGACCTCGCCGTATACGTGCATAAAAGCATGGCCTAA